The following proteins come from a genomic window of Maribacter sp. HTCC2170:
- a CDS encoding FG-GAP-like repeat-containing protein has product MRRNSQSFLSKLTFGIILSLLIFYHGETFSQTTFTESAAAYGLNLGGNKDGGHAWADYDLDGDFDLVVNTQGNGKLYRNDGGSFTDVTGTLAPDFNGGSLERTVLFVDFNNDGYPDVFRNKHNDLRIYLQDPATNRFGNGTGGTVPNQRFTSMTDGMNTEGAGALDYDGDGDLDLFVDNHNFGIDILQNDGTGNFTHVTRKADSPNPPYDVLNSTTWPLGLVQDATDGDYGSATDFNDDGWVDIVVRKRDQVDLFTNVGGTFQNGVNIDDANNNNKGAVAFYDFDNDGDFDMYWTENGNNQIHRNNGDGTWTGLGAATGIPISFSGQIEGLACGDVDNDGDIDIFLAGGANKLFLNQINNGGGAMSFVDSGLTFSNSGGEGCTFIDIDQDGDLDLYTNRSGNNRLYINNLMANQANHLYIDIVEDRDAFGLINTEERFGVGATAKILDCDGNVISGTREVNGGFGHGTQGPGRIHFGLPSGPLTPIVVEVSFPRTASGRVVVRQQLIPNDYNNGSINLLDVFPDSANQPPTATDEYTTVVENSFVSLDPLIDNGNGADSDPEGEPLEVISVTQPSNGVSVLNGDGTVTYTPTTGFFGNDSFTYTMRDNANCTFTSEEATGSIYITVFPDSDNDTVADRVDLDDDNDGLLDADELNTIISNSQQDCTGETTLDFSSAATLVSGTALQLGAVYRISNITTGTDALVTIDQTFNATVANIDNNGSEPASFRPQTAFNLTNIGDQGYIEYRIQFVNSGGSAPVVISKFFTNFNDIDGNSNYGEQIWSDNPTSYIISNPTELTMSTDGSWVLGTAGINEFPGAGNTFPEVNYGVNYNSQSEISIRVGAVARVAGASASGRQHNIEFSCLTNYVNPETYGIDSDSDGIANHLDLDSDNDGIYDAVEAGHSQSHSNGVVNGPYGANGLANVVETAAESGAINYTILDTDGTDPADFLDTDSDDDGCSDANEAYNNANADGGDNEYYATGNPPATDGFGRVTGATYPVPADIDTDSTYDHLEVGLAPSISTQPPNTNVCPGCDITIEVIASNSDTYQWQLDDGSGWVDLTDSGIYSDTSTSILTITNATAPDNGNEYRVIVSNTMFICSSETSNSAVLTLRVNTIITNRRITHRVNKN; this is encoded by the coding sequence ATGAGAAGAAATTCTCAATCATTTTTATCCAAGTTAACTTTTGGTATTATATTGAGTTTACTCATATTTTATCATGGAGAAACCTTTTCTCAAACGACATTTACTGAAAGTGCGGCCGCATATGGCTTGAATTTAGGCGGCAATAAGGATGGTGGACATGCTTGGGCAGATTATGATCTGGATGGGGATTTTGATCTTGTAGTCAATACACAGGGAAATGGAAAGCTCTATAGAAATGATGGAGGAAGCTTTACAGATGTTACAGGAACACTTGCCCCTGATTTTAATGGTGGCAGTCTAGAACGAACAGTATTGTTCGTTGATTTCAACAACGACGGTTATCCAGACGTTTTCAGAAATAAGCATAATGATTTAAGAATTTATCTTCAAGACCCGGCTACCAATAGGTTTGGGAATGGAACAGGAGGTACAGTTCCAAATCAACGATTTACATCTATGACCGACGGTATGAATACTGAAGGTGCTGGGGCATTGGACTATGATGGTGATGGTGATCTAGATCTGTTTGTTGACAATCATAATTTTGGGATTGATATTCTACAAAACGACGGTACGGGTAATTTTACCCATGTTACCAGAAAAGCAGATAGTCCCAATCCGCCCTATGATGTTTTAAATTCAACTACATGGCCACTGGGATTAGTACAGGATGCAACTGATGGTGATTATGGATCGGCAACTGATTTTAATGATGATGGTTGGGTAGACATTGTGGTACGGAAAAGAGATCAGGTCGATTTATTCACGAATGTTGGCGGAACTTTCCAAAATGGGGTAAATATTGATGATGCCAACAATAACAACAAAGGTGCCGTAGCTTTTTATGATTTTGATAATGATGGCGATTTTGATATGTATTGGACTGAAAATGGGAACAACCAAATACATAGAAACAATGGTGACGGCACATGGACGGGCTTAGGCGCAGCGACTGGAATTCCAATTAGTTTTTCAGGTCAAATTGAAGGTCTGGCCTGTGGTGATGTTGATAACGATGGGGATATCGATATTTTTTTGGCAGGAGGTGCCAATAAGTTGTTCTTAAACCAAATAAACAATGGAGGTGGAGCAATGTCTTTTGTGGATTCTGGCCTAACATTTAGCAATTCTGGAGGTGAAGGTTGTACGTTTATTGATATTGATCAAGATGGCGATTTGGATTTGTACACAAATCGTTCAGGAAATAATAGATTGTACATAAATAATTTAATGGCAAATCAGGCCAATCATTTATATATCGATATTGTTGAAGATCGTGATGCATTTGGTTTGATTAATACAGAAGAACGTTTTGGTGTTGGGGCAACTGCAAAAATATTGGATTGTGATGGAAATGTAATTTCTGGTACCCGAGAGGTAAATGGTGGATTTGGCCATGGTACACAGGGCCCCGGAAGAATTCATTTTGGACTACCAAGTGGTCCCTTGACCCCTATTGTTGTTGAGGTATCATTTCCAAGGACGGCTTCAGGCAGGGTGGTGGTAAGACAACAATTAATACCTAATGATTATAATAACGGTTCTATCAATCTATTGGATGTATTTCCAGATTCAGCCAATCAACCGCCCACGGCAACCGATGAATATACAACGGTTGTGGAAAATAGCTTTGTATCGTTAGATCCATTGATTGATAATGGAAATGGTGCCGATTCTGACCCCGAAGGAGAACCTTTGGAGGTAATCTCCGTTACACAACCATCTAATGGAGTATCGGTATTGAATGGAGATGGTACAGTAACATATACTCCAACAACTGGTTTTTTTGGGAATGACAGTTTTACCTACACCATGAGGGATAACGCCAATTGTACGTTTACCTCAGAAGAGGCTACTGGCTCAATCTATATTACCGTTTTCCCTGATTCTGATAATGATACTGTGGCTGACAGGGTTGATCTTGACGATGATAATGATGGTTTACTAGATGCTGATGAGCTTAATACCATAATCAGTAACTCACAACAGGATTGTACTGGGGAAACGACATTGGATTTTAGCTCCGCTGCCACCTTGGTTTCTGGTACCGCCTTGCAATTAGGTGCTGTTTATAGAATATCAAATATTACTACAGGCACAGATGCCTTGGTAACAATTGATCAAACTTTCAATGCAACAGTTGCCAATATTGATAATAATGGTTCGGAGCCGGCCTCATTCAGACCACAAACAGCCTTTAACCTTACAAATATAGGGGACCAAGGGTATATCGAGTATAGGATTCAATTTGTGAATTCTGGAGGTAGTGCGCCAGTAGTCATTTCTAAATTCTTTACCAATTTCAATGATATTGACGGTAACTCCAACTATGGAGAACAAATTTGGAGTGATAATCCCACAAGTTATATCATTTCCAATCCTACGGAATTGACAATGTCCACAGATGGTTCATGGGTCCTGGGAACGGCTGGAATCAATGAATTTCCAGGAGCTGGTAATACTTTTCCGGAGGTAAATTATGGGGTAAATTATAATTCCCAATCCGAAATATCCATTCGCGTTGGTGCGGTAGCACGAGTTGCAGGTGCCTCAGCCTCGGGTAGGCAGCATAATATAGAATTTAGTTGCCTCACCAATTATGTAAACCCGGAAACCTATGGAATAGATTCCGATTCTGATGGGATTGCCAATCACTTGGATTTGGATAGCGATAATGACGGAATCTATGATGCAGTAGAAGCAGGACACAGTCAATCACATTCCAATGGTGTGGTCAATGGACCTTACGGGGCCAATGGATTGGCCAATGTTGTAGAAACTGCAGCAGAAAGTGGAGCCATAAATTATACAATTTTAGATACTGATGGTACCGATCCCGCGGATTTTTTGGATACGGATAGTGATGATGATGGCTGTAGTGATGCGAATGAGGCCTATAATAACGCAAATGCCGACGGAGGGGACAATGAATACTATGCGACAGGTAATCCACCAGCAACAGACGGTTTTGGGCGTGTAACAGGAGCAACTTACCCTGTTCCTGCGGATATTGATACAGACAGTACCTATGACCATCTGGAAGTAGGTCTTGCTCCCAGTATCAGCACCCAACCACCAAATACCAATGTTTGTCCGGGTTGTGATATAACAATAGAGGTAATAGCCTCGAATTCAGATACCTATCAATGGCAGTTAGATGATGGTTCAGGCTGGGTAGATCTGACCGATTCAGGGATCTATAGTGATACATCAACGAGTATTTTGACCATTACAAATGCAACTGCTCCTGACAATGGAAATGAGTATAGGGTAATAGTATCCAATACGATGTTCATTTGTAGTTCTGAAACTTCAAATTCCGCTGTTTTGACCCTAAGGGTAAACACCATTATTACCAACAGAAGAATCACCCATAGAGTTAACAAAAACTAA